The window ATTTACAACACTACAACAACCTGAAATCTGGCTACTCCGGTCATCATGATCAACACTCCcatcaccatcatcatcatcgaaCCTTGAACCTGAACTACTCAAACTAAGGCAATCTGTGAAAAGCCTCCCAGGACTAGTCCCACACATAAAACCAAAATCCTCTACCCGAAACAACCCAACTTCACCCTTCCGAGAATCAAAACCCCGATGCTTCAAACTCACTCCCCTTTTCTCCACCACACCTCTCTCTGAATTCGCAGGCTGACCACCCCTAACACTACTACTCTTACTGAGGGCCCGTTTCAGCTGCCTTGAAACAACTTCCTCTCGATCACAAAAACCCCCACTAACCTTCCCTGAACCCTGCCCACATTCTCTATCCTTTCTCAAAGCAGACTCCCCAAAAACAACAAGAATCCTAGCAAAAAGAGTACAAACGGTCCTTGCCAACAACTCAACAACCTTATCAAACGTTTGGTTCCAAAGTGAAACATCCTTAAGATGCCTAACATCTTGCTTCTGCCAAATCAATTTTTGCTCAAAAGCTCTCTTACTTTCCTCATGTTGGTTTGCTTGAAACTTCTTAGTAGCTTGCTCTAATTCATTCAAAACCTCCATTTCATTATACAAATTTGCAGTCGAATTAACATACCTCTCCATTTTCCTAACCATTCCTTCCATATCTTTAACTAGAAATCCTAATTCTCTAACATCAATATCCCCATTCAAAATATCTCCATAAACATGTTCAAATCCTTGTAAAGCTGGTTCATTGCATTTCTTGCCTAGTCTAGAGACAACACTGGCGACCTTGTTTAATTCATCGAGCTTTTCAGCTAAAGCAAGGGTAAGGAGGTAATTGTCGTCTGAAGAAATTAAGTGGCAAATGCCTTCGGATTTTAAGATCTCGGATTTGAGCTTCGAGATCTCGGGTTCGGACAGGGATTTGTGG is drawn from Theobroma cacao cultivar B97-61/B2 chromosome 4, Criollo_cocoa_genome_V2, whole genome shotgun sequence and contains these coding sequences:
- the LOC18603165 gene encoding uncharacterized protein LOC18603165 produces the protein MVAETWILKMGNQVSSNLKHALLLEPSFKKKNTQNNSTPKTHETVGILSFEVANVMSKTIHLHKSLSEPEISKLKSEILKSEGICHLISSDDNYLLTLALAEKLDELNKVASVVSRLGKKCNEPALQGFEHVYGDILNGDIDVRELGFLVKDMEGMVRKMERYVNSTANLYNEMEVLNELEQATKKFQANQHEESKRAFEQKLIWQKQDVRHLKDVSLWNQTFDKVVELLARTVCTLFARILVVFGESALRKDRECGQGSGKVSGGFCDREEVVSRQLKRALSKSSSVRGGQPANSERGVVEKRGVSLKHRGFDSRKGEVGLFRVEDFGFMCGTSPGRLFTDCLSLSSSGSRFDDDDGDGSVDHDDRSSQISGCCSVVNDGVKRERPNRSHFGQPQFTVPLNGDQRQSKCGVLNNAQFGPKSRLAVFATPCTVGGSALALHYANVIIVIEKLLRYPHLVGEEARDDLYQMLPTSLRLSLRTNLKSYVKNLAIYDAPLAHDWKETLDGILRWLAPLAHNMIRWQSERNFEQQQIVTRTNVLLLQTLYFADREKTEAAICELLVGLNYICRYEHQQNALLDCASSFDFEDCMEWQLQYGASYLN